One Serinus canaria isolate serCan28SL12 chromosome Z, serCan2020, whole genome shotgun sequence DNA window includes the following coding sequences:
- the FKTN gene encoding ribitol-5-phosphate transferase FKTN isoform X4 produces MGFQWLKIVNKDPRLDGMDDLSGMEIPLHYIFKLASHAIHLVVFYERSGNFLWHGPLRLKQHMDRKFVPFRKLHFGRYPGAYEKPELLLVSIDDLKVQIPKNPSSFLEEMSHSRFLECRYREARAFFQLYPDDASLDAVEFRKKAKSLLHLAALTLNNLGVKFWLSSGTCLGWYRQCNVIPHSKDVDLGIFIRDYKADIIPAFQKAGLPLKHKFGKVEDSLELSFQGEDDVKLDIFFFYEEDDHIWNGGTQAKSGKKFKYLFPKFTLCWTEFVELKVHVPCETLQYVEANYGPEWKVPVKTWDWKSSPFNVQDNGVWPIDEWDNVIQIY; encoded by the exons ATGGGGTTCCAGTGGCTAAAGATTGTAAACAAGGACCCCCGTTTGGATGGGATGGATGACCTGTCTGGGATGGAAATTCCCTTGCACTACATATTCAAACTGGCATCCCATGCCATTCACCTGGTGGTCTTCTATGAGAGGAGTGGCAATTTCCTCTGGCATGGACCCCTGAGACTCAAGCAACACATGGACAGAAAGTTTGTGCCTTTCCGGAAACTGCACTTTGGCCGCTACCCTGGGGCGTATGAAAA GCCAGAACTTCTTCTCGTTTCCATTGATGACTTAAAAGTTCAAATTCCAAAAAATCCATCCAGTTTTCTAGAGGAGATGTCCCACTCTAGATTTCTTGAATGTAGGTACAGAGAAGCTCGGGCTTTCTTTCAG CTGTATCCTGATGATGCCTCTCTTGACGCAGTGGAATtcaggaaaaaggcaaaatcttTGCTTCATCTGGCTGCCCTGACACTGAATAACTTGGGAGTGAAGTTCTGGCTGAGCAGTGGAACATGTCTTG gcTGGTATAGGCAGTGCAATGTCATTCCTCACAGCAAAGATGTGGATTTGGGAATCTTTATAAGGGACTACAAAGCAGATATCATTCCAGCCTTCCAGAAAGCAGGGTTGCCACTGAAGCACAAATTTGGCAAG GTGGAAGACAGCTTGGAACTCTCTTTTCAGGGAGAAGATGATGTGAaacttgacatttttttcttctatgaaGAGGATGACCACATATGGAATGGAGGGACTCAGGCCAAATCAGGCAAGAAATTTAA GTATCTCTTTCCCAAGTTTACTCTGTGCTGGACTGAATTTGTGGAACTCAAGGTCCACGTGCCCTGTGAAACCCTGCAGTACGTGGAGGCCAACTACGGCCCAGAGTGGAAGGTGCCTGTGAAGACATGGGACTGGAAGAGCTCACCCTTCAACGTGCAGGACAACGGAGTCTGGCCTATTGATGAGTGGGACAATGTCATCCAAATCTACTGA
- the FKTN gene encoding ribitol-5-phosphate transferase FKTN isoform X2: MQKINRNVVLALLSLTSLVFLLFQLCYYKFYLSQKHVVRKFLGLISSHNIPVYLIDPLILGLVDKDIEQIRSSPDGPSPECKYFCAPRDFTTFALLDKTWKHDVGLFRTAEKMGFQWLKIVNKDPRLDGMDDLSGMEIPLHYIFKLASHAIHLVVFYERSGNFLWHGPLRLKQHMDRKFVPFRKLHFGRYPGAYEKPELLLVSIDDLKVQIPKNPSSFLEEMSHSRFLECRYREARAFFQLYPDDASLDAVEFRKKAKSLLHLAALTLNNLGVKFWLSSGTCLGWYRQCNVIPHSKDVDLGIFIRDYKADIIPAFQKAGLPLKHKFGKVEDSLELSFQGEDDVKLDIFFFYEEDDHIWNGGTQAKSGKKFKYLFPKFTLCWTEFVELKVHVPCETLQYVEANYGPEWKVPVKTWDWKSSPFNVQDNGVWPIDEWDNVIQIY, encoded by the exons CACGTGGTTAGGAAGTTCCTAGGATTAATATCCAGTCACAATATTCCAGTGTATTTGATCGATCCTTTGATTCTGGGACTGGTTGATAAAGACATTGAGCAGATCAGAAGCTCTCCTGATGGCCCCAGCCCAGAATGCAAATACTTCTGTGCTCCAAGAGACTTCACTACCTTTGCACTACTAGACAAGACATGGAAACATGAT GTGGGCCTTTTTAGAACTGCTGAGAAGATGGGGTTCCAGTGGCTAAAGATTGTAAACAAGGACCCCCGTTTGGATGGGATGGATGACCTGTCTGGGATGGAAATTCCCTTGCACTACATATTCAAACTGGCATCCCATGCCATTCACCTGGTGGTCTTCTATGAGAGGAGTGGCAATTTCCTCTGGCATGGACCCCTGAGACTCAAGCAACACATGGACAGAAAGTTTGTGCCTTTCCGGAAACTGCACTTTGGCCGCTACCCTGGGGCGTATGAAAA GCCAGAACTTCTTCTCGTTTCCATTGATGACTTAAAAGTTCAAATTCCAAAAAATCCATCCAGTTTTCTAGAGGAGATGTCCCACTCTAGATTTCTTGAATGTAGGTACAGAGAAGCTCGGGCTTTCTTTCAG CTGTATCCTGATGATGCCTCTCTTGACGCAGTGGAATtcaggaaaaaggcaaaatcttTGCTTCATCTGGCTGCCCTGACACTGAATAACTTGGGAGTGAAGTTCTGGCTGAGCAGTGGAACATGTCTTG gcTGGTATAGGCAGTGCAATGTCATTCCTCACAGCAAAGATGTGGATTTGGGAATCTTTATAAGGGACTACAAAGCAGATATCATTCCAGCCTTCCAGAAAGCAGGGTTGCCACTGAAGCACAAATTTGGCAAG GTGGAAGACAGCTTGGAACTCTCTTTTCAGGGAGAAGATGATGTGAaacttgacatttttttcttctatgaaGAGGATGACCACATATGGAATGGAGGGACTCAGGCCAAATCAGGCAAGAAATTTAA GTATCTCTTTCCCAAGTTTACTCTGTGCTGGACTGAATTTGTGGAACTCAAGGTCCACGTGCCCTGTGAAACCCTGCAGTACGTGGAGGCCAACTACGGCCCAGAGTGGAAGGTGCCTGTGAAGACATGGGACTGGAAGAGCTCACCCTTCAACGTGCAGGACAACGGAGTCTGGCCTATTGATGAGTGGGACAATGTCATCCAAATCTACTGA